Proteins encoded together in one Verrucomicrobiia bacterium window:
- a CDS encoding twin-arginine translocase TatA/TatE family subunit has protein sequence MAPVLAVISEWHIFLVLIIVFLLFGGKKLPELARGIGEAMKEFKKASRDVHDDTPHPPPPATPSKPEITASSTPHPPDTKLN, from the coding sequence ATGGCACCTGTATTAGCAGTGATTAGTGAGTGGCACATCTTCCTTGTGCTGATCATCGTGTTCTTGCTGTTCGGAGGCAAGAAGCTTCCGGAATTGGCTCGGGGAATTGGCGAAGCGATGAAAGAATTCAAAAAAGCTTCCCGTGATGTTCACGATGACACTCCCCATCCGCCGCCGCCTGCCACGCCCAGCAAGCCCGAAATCACTGCTTCGAGCACCCCACATCCCCCGGACACGAAACTGA